The stretch of DNA CGACCGGCTACGTATTAAAACAAAAACGAAGATCTAATAAAATGCTTGCTAATACAATATTTGGATTCGGTTTAGCACATATTGTTTTAGGTGCGATTGACCTAGTCGAACACCGTCATTAAGTGGTAACGAGCGCAGGCCTGCGCTCGTTATAAATATTTAAGTCATACCAAAACCATAAATTTTTTTCATTCTTATGGACAAACTATTTGATGTGCTTCAAGAAAGGTGGCACTTCAAGTGAATAAATTTTCTTATAATTTAAGGAGGGTTACGATGGGAATATTAAATGGAAACCCTAAAGAAGAGCCTTTACATTACGGAGAAGTGTTTGATATATGGGCTTCTCTTTTAGCTGGAAATAGCTTGATTGCTGGTTACCAAACAATGCTGAACCATGCAGGTGACGATGATTTGAAAAAGTTAATCGTCGAAGCAATTGAAAACTGCCAACAGGAAAAAAAGCAAATTGAGGAACTTTTAAAGGAAAACGGCATTGGATTACCTCCTGCAGCACCTGAACCTCCGGAAGCATGTTTAGAGGATATTCCAGTAGGTGCAAGAATTCCTGACCCTGCAATTGCTGCTAGTCTGTCTGTTGATATTGCAGCTGGATTAGTTGCCTGCAGTCAAGTAATTGGTAAATCAATTCGTGAAGATGTTGCTATGATGTATGGGCAATTCCATGCTCAAAAAATGGCACTTGGTGCAAAAGTATTGCGTTTAAATAAAGAAAAAGGCTGGTTAATCCCACCACCCCTTCATCTAAAGAAACATACTGATTGCTAATGAATGAAATTCCCGAAGAGCACGATGCATTGTCGTGTTCTTCTTTTTTTAATTCGTTTCACTTGAATTTTTTTGAAAATATGGTATTCTAAACTTAATTTTTATAATATTCTTTATATTCAAAATATAATATTTCATAATTAAATTAATGAAAATGGGGTGGATGTAAAAATGTATCAATCTCAAGGTAGGTCTGCTGAATTAGACAACTCAGCAGTTTGTCAAAGTTGCGGTAGTGTCACTGTCCTTTATCCGGAAAAGTCTACCGGCAAAAAATCAGGCATGGCGTTTGTTGTTTTTGGATGGTTATTTGCAGCTATTTCGTTTCTATTTCTTCCAATTGTTTTCGGAATCTTAGCATTAGTTATGGGCTTTATGACTTATATTGACAGAAGTAAGGCACATGGGGCAGTATTGATGGCCTTTGCAGCCATTGGTTTAATCCTTGGCTCACTAATAAGTATTGTTGTAGCAGGAACGATGTTTATTTAACCTTAGAGCAAAAAAATAACCCCTGAGTTGGGGTTGTTTTTTTTGCATACATGAACATTACCTCAAGCTCTTATAAACTCTTCAACAATTTCACTTCATTTTAATTTGCTATAGGTGTCCGAATCAAAGGTGGATTCGGACACCTTTGATTCATCAAAAGCATTCGTGTCCGAATCCCGCTCGCATCGGATTTGCCTTCGCTACTTTCTGCAGGGTTTTGTCCGAATGAAACAAAAAAAACACGCTATATCTCATGCGAAATAACGTGTGTAATCCATATAAAACCTATTTTCCTTTAAAACCACTTCTAAACTGATCATAGTCGGTTTTAATATAATGAAAAGCGGCTGCATTTCCACCGTGATCAGGATGTGAAATTATTAATAATTTTTTATATCCTGCTAGAACTTCTTTAGGACTAGCTGTTTTTGAAAGTCCTAATTTTTGGCGAAAATCTGCCTGCGGAGGAGGAGGTTTTGGAGTCTGCTCTTGTTCTCCTTTAGGTCCTTTATAAAGCTCTTCTTTAAGCTTTAACAGTTCATTTCGTAAGTCGATATTCTCTTGAAGTAATTTTTTCGTATCACTTTGTAGCTCATTCTTTTCATTCTCTAATTGTACTATTTCTATTTTCAATTTATTTCTTTGCTGTATTAATGTATTAATTGAGTTTTGATGGAGCTTTTCCATACCTTCTATATGCTCATCTTGTGCTTTAATTTTGATTTTTAATTGGCGGATAATCTTATCCTGATCAGTATGACCTACTCGCTTTGTGGCTATTTCCTTGGGAATCGTTTCTGTGACGAGCTTCCCATTGCCTACATTTTGAATCTTGCCTTCTCTAAGCCATCGTCTCACTAATGGAGTACACATGCCTTCAGGGACACCTGCGTCCATTAACATGTCAAAAGCTTGATCGGTATCCTCGAGTATGTACCCGGATTTTCGAAGTCCATTGCCTTCGTAATTAATCTTTCTTTCACGAAGCCAACGCCGGACCGTTTGAATACAGATATCCTCTGTCACTCCTGCTTGCCTTAAAAAGTCAAAAGCTTGGTCTGTGTTCACAATGCCCCTCCATCCCCTCGTCTTATCTTATGTTATTAATAATATATAAGTATATGGATTATGGGAATGGATAAAAAAGACTACAACTAAAGCTTCGTTCGTAAACTCCAAAGTTCAGGGAAAAACTTCTGATCCACGACTCTTTTTAAATAGGTTACACCCGAAGATCCTCCTGTCCCTTGCTTATGGCCAATAATTCTTTCAACGGTACTCATATGATTAAAACGCCATAACTGTTGCTGATTACCGATATCGACTAATTTCTCAGCTAATTCGTATAAATCCCAATATTGATCGACATGACGATAAACGGTGAGCCAGGATTTTTCTACACTATCATTTGGTTCATACGTTTTTGAAAAATCCCGCTTAAGGATCTCCCTGTCAATGGGTAAACCTCGAGTTGCTAATGCCTTTATGGAAGCATCATAGATACTAGGTTGGTGAAAAGCGTCTATCATTTGTTTGTAAAGTAGGGGCTCATGCTGATAAACAGCAAGTGTATGAACATTCTTTTGACCTAAGGCAAATTCAATCAATCGGTTTTGATAGGACTGGAACCCAGAAGATTGACCTAATTTATCTCTAAATTCCAGATACTCAGAAGGTGTCAAAGTAGAGAGAACACTCCATGACTGAATTAACTGCTGCTGCACCTTAGAAACCCGTGATAGGATTTTAAAGGAAGGTTCCAAATTATCATGGTTTATATACTCAATTGCTGCAGTAAGTTCATGGATAATTAATTTCATCCATAATTCACTTGCTTGATGAATTATGATAAATAACATCTCATCATGGTGATCAGATAATCGATGCTGACTTGTTAGAATATGATCAAGATGTAGATAATCACCATAAGACATTGTTTTTTGAAAATTGGTTTGAATTTCTTTCTCAAGCCCGGTTTGATTGTATTTTTCCTGATTATTCATTTTACACCCCATTCTGGATCAGGTAATAAGCTACTCTATTATGCTACGACTTCCCTTTCATTCTCGAATTGCTCATATTGTTTTTCTTGCATGATTTTCTTTAGAATTTGGACAACCTCCCAAACCTCTGAATAGGATGTATAGAGGGCAATTGGGGCAAGACGAATGATATTAGGGGCTCTAAAATCTGGAATAACCCCTTTTCCTTTCAGCGCTTTACAAATGCGTGCTGCTTCTTTATGTTCTAAACTAATATGGCCTCCGCGGCGGACATCCTCCAATGGGTTACCAATCGTAAACCCCATATCTAGCAGTTCCTGTCCGACCAAATCCATTAAAAATTTATTGATTTTTAATGATTTGTATCTAATATTTTCAATCCCCGCTTCTTCAAAAATTTCTAAAGCTCCAAGTAACGGTGCTAAACTTAAAACATGTGGTGTGCCGATTTGATAGGCTCCTGCAGAGTCAGTTGGCGTGAAAAAATGTTCCATATCGAATTGTTTCTCTTTCTTCGACCCAAACCATCCTGCGAGACCAGGAAATGTTCCAAAATGTTTACTATTTACATATAATCCGCCAACACTGCCTGGACCACCATTTAAATGTTTATAATTGCACCAATATGCAAAATCCACTCCCCATTCACTAAACGAATGTGGAATCGCCCCAACGGAATGACATCCATCAAAACCAATTAAGATCCCTCTTTTGTTAGCTTCAACAGTCAAACGCTTCATATCTAAGATTTGGCCACTCCGATAGAGTACTGTTGGCAAAATGATGAGAGCAATATCCTCCGTCATTGCCTCAATAATATCCTCTTCTTCTAAAAAGCGGCCATCTCGACTTTTCACCCTAATTAAATGTGTATCTGGATTATAACCATGTAAATGAAGTTGGCTTTGAAGAGCATAAATGTCAGACGGAAATGTTAATTCATCCGCTAGTATTTTTGTCCGCTTTCCATTCGGTTTATAAAAAGTTGCAGCAAGCTGATGTAAATTGACGGTGGTTGACCCTGTTACAATCACTTCGTTTGCTGCAGCCCCCACTAAAGGTGCCATCATTTCTCCTAATTTTTCGGATAAAAAGAACCAAGGGTGTCTACCTTTTGTCCATCCATCGATACCAAGCTCCTTCCAATCATTAAGTGATTCTAGGAGAGTGCGTTCGGCTCTTTTAGATAAAAGTCCCAATGAATTACCATCCATATAAATAGAGTTTGGTTTTATATAAAATTCTTCTCGAAATCTCTTAAGTTGGTCTTCCTGATCCAGTTGCTTTGCATGTTCTAAAGTTAACATCCTGCGAAACCTCCTTTAATCTTCCTGTAAGGTATATTCAACAATACTGTTGGTATTCCTGCCTATCTGACAATTTCGCCTACCATGCCACATAGAAAAAGACCACTATTATTGTGGTCTTCTCTAGGGGCTATTTAATTATTTATTATATGGTTGCTAAGCGGTAATAGATTAGATTCTTCGATTCCCTCAATTACTAGGCGGGCAATTCTCTTAGCTCCCACTTCCTGGAAATGGGTGTTATCTTGGACACCATTTGGATAGTTCATATTCTCTTGGGCATCCAGCCATAGAAAAACATCCTTCGTTTTTTCTGGTCCAAGCTTTTGGAACAAAGCATGGCTTTTTGCAGTCAGGTCGATAACAGGTACATGTTCTTCTAATCCAAGTTCCTTCATCGCAGCCGGATAATCACCGTGCGTCCTGCTTAGCACGCCTTTTTCTGTAAAATATCTACGTTCTACTGGAGTCACAAGAACAGGAATAGCTTGTTTAGAACGGGCACCCTCAATATATTGTTTTAAATAGTTCTTGTATGTTGAAGAGGGCTCCGTATAACGGGTAGGATCTTTGATTTTTTCATCGTTATGGCCAAATTGAATAAATAGATAGTCTCCCTTTTCAATCTGATTAAGAATCAGTTTCAGTCGCCCTTCATCGATAAAGCTTTTGGAACTCCTGCCAGGTGTTGCTTCATTTATTACAACCACTTGATTATCGAAGTGCTTTTCAAGCACCTGTCCCCACCCCGATCTAGGGGATAACGAGCTCGAATAATCTGAAACTGTGGAATCTCCAGCTAGATAGATCGTTATTTTTTGTATGTTTTCTTTTTTGGCAGACTTAACAAAACTGCTTCCAATTATTGATATAAAAAGTAAAAAAACCAAAGA from Bacillus sp. SLBN-46 encodes:
- the kynA gene encoding tryptophan 2,3-dioxygenase → MNNQEKYNQTGLEKEIQTNFQKTMSYGDYLHLDHILTSQHRLSDHHDEMLFIIIHQASELWMKLIIHELTAAIEYINHDNLEPSFKILSRVSKVQQQLIQSWSVLSTLTPSEYLEFRDKLGQSSGFQSYQNRLIEFALGQKNVHTLAVYQHEPLLYKQMIDAFHQPSIYDASIKALATRGLPIDREILKRDFSKTYEPNDSVEKSWLTVYRHVDQYWDLYELAEKLVDIGNQQQLWRFNHMSTVERIIGHKQGTGGSSGVTYLKRVVDQKFFPELWSLRTKL
- a CDS encoding rhamnogalacturonan acetylesterase — translated: MKKRYSGKIAMFSLVFLLFISIIGSSFVKSAKKENIQKITIYLAGDSTVSDYSSSLSPRSGWGQVLEKHFDNQVVVINEATPGRSSKSFIDEGRLKLILNQIEKGDYLFIQFGHNDEKIKDPTRYTEPSSTYKNYLKQYIEGARSKQAIPVLVTPVERRYFTEKGVLSRTHGDYPAAMKELGLEEHVPVIDLTAKSHALFQKLGPEKTKDVFLWLDAQENMNYPNGVQDNTHFQEVGAKRIARLVIEGIEESNLLPLSNHIINN
- a CDS encoding asparagine synthase, with translation MNIREGLIPTALGTAVTATGYVLKQKRRSNKMLANTIFGFGLAHIVLGAIDLVEHRH
- a CDS encoding DUF3231 family protein, which produces MGILNGNPKEEPLHYGEVFDIWASLLAGNSLIAGYQTMLNHAGDDDLKKLIVEAIENCQQEKKQIEELLKENGIGLPPAAPEPPEACLEDIPVGARIPDPAIAASLSVDIAAGLVACSQVIGKSIREDVAMMYGQFHAQKMALGAKVLRLNKEKGWLIPPPLHLKKHTDC
- the kynU gene encoding kynureninase; this encodes MLTLEHAKQLDQEDQLKRFREEFYIKPNSIYMDGNSLGLLSKRAERTLLESLNDWKELGIDGWTKGRHPWFFLSEKLGEMMAPLVGAAANEVIVTGSTTVNLHQLAATFYKPNGKRTKILADELTFPSDIYALQSQLHLHGYNPDTHLIRVKSRDGRFLEEEDIIEAMTEDIALIILPTVLYRSGQILDMKRLTVEANKRGILIGFDGCHSVGAIPHSFSEWGVDFAYWCNYKHLNGGPGSVGGLYVNSKHFGTFPGLAGWFGSKKEKQFDMEHFFTPTDSAGAYQIGTPHVLSLAPLLGALEIFEEAGIENIRYKSLKINKFLMDLVGQELLDMGFTIGNPLEDVRRGGHISLEHKEAARICKALKGKGVIPDFRAPNIIRLAPIALYTSYSEVWEVVQILKKIMQEKQYEQFENEREVVA